In Melanotaenia boesemani isolate fMelBoe1 chromosome 16, fMelBoe1.pri, whole genome shotgun sequence, the following proteins share a genomic window:
- the LOC121655066 gene encoding cytochrome c oxidase subunit 5B, mitochondrial, whose translation MAGRLLLRACSTLRRNVVTKPLHRTMSSVGGIPTDDEQATGLERRTLQALKQGKDPYSILKPKAYAGTKEDPHIVPGIGSKRLVGCVCEEDNTAIVWFWVHEGDAQRCPSCGSHYKLVHHELPH comes from the exons ATGGCGGGACGTCTGCTTCTCCGAGCTTGTTCAACACTGAGAAGAAATGTGGTGACCAAACCGCTGCACCGTACTATGTCCTCAGTGGGag GAATACCAACAGATGACGAGCAGGCCACTGGACTGGAGCGACGCACCCTGCAGGCCCTTAAACAGGGAAAG GATCCCTACAGCATCCTGAAGCCCAAGGCCTATGCTGGTACCAAGGAAGACCCTCATATTGTGCCAGGCATTGGAAGCAAGAGGCTGGTGGGCTGTGTTT GTGAGGAAGACAACACTGCTATTGTGTGGTTCTGGGTTCATGAGGGGGATGCCCAGCGCTGCCCTTCCTGTGGTTCCCATTATAAACTGGTTCACCATGAGTTGCCCCATTGA